A genomic region of Cannabis sativa cultivar Pink pepper isolate KNU-18-1 chromosome 1, ASM2916894v1, whole genome shotgun sequence contains the following coding sequences:
- the LOC133035801 gene encoding uncharacterized protein LOC133035801, protein MEAMIQRIPGVPTPIKKSLPSSFADSPFVDAIALVEMPKKLVFPLMRMYDGTTDPNDHIASYKQRMFTAAIPRELREACMCKGFGSSLASPALQWYMNLPNNLISFFAQLTDVFGEQFASSRKLETLLDDLYRIKQRRGESLRDYVARFNAEKVSITTCNVDTTITAFRKGMLIEFNLYKELTKYPCKTMEDMLAKAWAQIKWEEDESNRQSTTSYSYSRDSRVPKRVERRQSYHYSKPYPTNKSRSYRDSENSTQSHRPRDYIAKTTLPRRMRESDKGPIPQYNLNISLVEVVVVMKGMGNQVKWPERIKKPAAMRDTTKWCEFHNDHRHTTPECVALRYEVDGLLCKGQLRDFLSDKGKTIVTEADKRLITPPEPPQHTWTCNVISGGSEVSGITYSAAKREMGIDEATIIRKSTLLVGFSGEQKHSVSEVILHVFAEGVNLQTKFLVVDSPSAYNAILDQL, encoded by the exons ATGGAAGCAATGATCCAACGTATCCCAGGGGTTCCAACACCAATAAAGAAAAGTTTGCCTAGCAGTTTTGCCGACTCACCTTTTGTTGATGCCATTGCATTGGTCGAGATGCCAAAGAAGCTTGTCTTCCCATTAATGAGGATGTACGACGGAACAACCGATCCAAATGATCATATAGCTAGTTATAAGCAAAGGATGTTCACTGCCGCCATCCCTCGTGAGTTGCGCGAGGCATGCATGTGTAAGGGGTTTGGGTCTAGCTTGGCTAGCCCAGCCCTCCAATGGTATATGAATTTACCCAATAATTTGATTTCTTTTTTTGCTCAATTAACGGATGTTTTTGGAGAACAATTTGCGAGCAGCAGGAAATTGGAGACACTGTTAGATGACCTATACCGCATCAAACAAAGGAGAGGCGAATCCTTACGAGACTATGTGGCAAGATTCAATGCTGAAAAAGTTTCCATCACAACATGCAACGTGGACACAACCATTACTGCCTTCCGTAAAGGCATGCTGATAGAATTTAACCTTTACAAAGAATTGACAAAATATCCATGCAAGACAATGGAGGACATGCTTGCCAAAGCTTGGGCGCAAATCAAGTGGGAGGAAGACGAATCCAATAGACAATCGACAACATCCTACTCTTACTCTCGCGACAGTAGAGTACCAAAGAGGGTAGAGCGACGCCAGTCCTACCATTATTCAAAACCTTatccaaccaacaaatcacGGTCATACAGAGATAGCGAGAACTCCACCCAATCACACAGACCAAGGGATTACATTGCCAAGACAACACTACCTCGACGGATGAGGGAATCTGACAAGGGACCGATTCCTCAATACAACCTAAACATTAGCCTTGTCGAAGTAGTTGTAGTAATGAAGGGAATGGGAAACCAAGTCAAGTGGCCTGAAAGGATTAAAAAACCAGCAGCAATGCGCGACACGACAAAGTGGTGTGAATTTCATAATGACCACAGACATACCACTCCAGAGTGCGTAGCATTAAGGTATGAAGTGGATGGACTCTTGTGCAAAGGTCAATTGCGAGATTTTTTATCAGACAAGGGAAAGACGATCGTGACGGAAGCAGACAAGAGGCTGATAACACCACCAGAGCCACCTCAGCACACCTGGACATGTAATGTCATCTCTGGAGGATCAGAGGTCAGCGGCATAACATACTCAGCCGCTAAGAG GGAGATGGGGATCGACGAGGCCACCATCATCCGCAAGTCCACATTATTGGTTGGGTTCAGTGGAGAGCAGAAACACTCAGTCAGCGAGGTTATACTCCACGTTTTTGCAGAAGGAGTCAACCTACAGACGAAGTTCCTTGTAGTTGACTCTCCATCAGCTTATAATGCAATCTTGGACCAATTGTAG